The DNA sequence TTGGCGTGTGGGAGAGAGGATTGCGGAATTTACCGGCGTTTTGGACGTGCTGGCTCGGCTGCAAATCAGCAATTTTCACGGCAGCGAAAGTTTCCGCCTGGAATTGATCGATTGGCGCCCCTCCCGCCTGGATGCCCTGCCTCTGCTGCAAACACTGCGGCAATTGCCGCCGGAGGTCAATTTTTGGTATGCCGAGCCCAATTCCAGAGAAATTCTGGCAGAATCCGGTCTTGTCACAGTGCTGCCGCCCAATCCCGCTGTTACAGCATCATTTCCCTATCTGCCGCTGCCGCAGCAAATCGCCGCACCGGCTGCTACGGCGATTTACTTGTTGGATCCATTGTATGAACCGCAGCTGCCGCAGTCCAGCCATCGCCTGTTCGATGATTTCCAATTACAGCAATGGCGGCAGCTGCTGTATTGGCTGCTGCCGGACCGCAATCATTTGAGTGAGTGTTATCGCTGGCTGCGTGGAGGCGGGTCTATTTTTGATGATGATGATTTGATCAATCGGCATCCGGGTAATCTCAAGGGTTTTTATGCCCGCATTTGCGCACAAAATGCACTATATATCTTTTTGCAGGCGGATTTAGCGGCGATCAGCGACAAAAATTATAATTTTCCTAAGCAAAATGGCAATAAAACAGATTTGGAAAAGCTGCCGGCCTTTCAAAAAATTCAGGAAGTGCGTCTGCGGCTGTTGCAGCTTTATTTTGGATAGCATACGGGAAGACGGACAGAAAGTGAGGAGATCACAATGATAACCTGGCAGGAACTAAAGTCTGCTTTGACAGCCTATCTGGCACCGGAGCAGATCCGCTTGATCGAAGAAGCTTATCTGGCGGCTGAAAAAGCGCATGCCGGGCAAAAACGTATCTCCGGCGAGCCGTATATCATCCATCCCCTCTCGGTGGCTTTGATTCTGGCGGAAAGCAAATTGGATCCGGTTTCCATCGCCGCTGCTTTGCTGCATGATACCGTGGAAGATACGGAGCTTTCCCTTGCCGAGTTACAGGAAAAATTCGGCCCGGAAATCGCCCAAATCGTCGACGGCGTCACCAAATTGGATAAATTGGATTTCAGCAACCTTCTGGAACACCAAACGGAAAGCTATCGCAAGCTATTTTTGGCGATGGCGAAAGACATGCGGGTCATTCTGATCAAATTGGCAGATCGCTTGCATAATATGCGCACCTTAAAGGTCAGAACCCTGGCAAAACAACAAAGCATTGCCAAGGAAACGCTGGATATCTATGCCCCTCTGGCTGGCCGTCTTGGTATCAACTCAATCAAATGGGAATTGGAAGACCTGTCTTTCCGATATTTAAAACCGGAGATGTACTACAGGACCGCGGAATTTGTTTCCAAAAAGCGTGAACAGCGGGAAGCCGAAGTAGAACAGGCGGCAGCGCATTTACGGGAATGTCTTGCTGCCGAAGGGCTGCAGGGGGAAGTCAGCGGGCGGCCAAAACATCTTTACAGTATTTACCGTAAAATGGAAGAGAAACAGCTGGACTTTTCCGAGATTTTCGATGTCATGGCCATTCGTGTCCTGGTCAACACCGTGCGGGAGTGTTATGATGTCCTTGGTTTAGTCCATGCTGAATGGCGTCCGATTCCGGGACGCTTCAAAGATTATATCGCCATGCCCAAAAGCAATCATTATCAGTCTCTGCATACAACGGTTGCGCTGGAGGCCTCCGAACCTTTGGAGATTCAAATCCGCACCTATGAGATGCATGAGATCGCCGAATATGGTGTGGCGGCTCATTGGATCTATAAAGAAAAAGAGAAACCGAAAAAAGCAAACGATTTCGAAAAAATGAAATGGCTGCATCAATTGATCGATTTGCAAAATCAGCCCTCGGAAGCGGCAGAATATCTGCAGCAGCTGCAGAAGAATTTTCTGATTGACGAAGTATTCGTCTTCACCCCCAAAGGAGATCTGTTTGAAATGCCGGCCGATGCCACCCCGGTGGATTTTGCCTACCGCGTGCATACGAATATCGGTCACCATTGCGTGGGTGCCAAAATCAACGGCCGTATGGTGCAGCTGAACACAACCCTGGAAAATGGCGACATTGTGGAAATTATTACTTCCAAACAAAGCGCCGGTCCCAGTCGGGACTGGTTGAATTTCGTCAAAACCGCTTCGGCGCGCTCCCGCATCCGCCAATGGTTTAAGCACCTGGGCAAAGACGAAAGCATTCTCAAAGGTTCGGAATTATTGGAACGTGAATTTCGCAAAGAACTGAAGAAAACGGACATGCCGCAGATTGAGAGCTGGAAATCGCTGCCCTTCGCGCTGATTTTGCAAGAATTCAGCTATCCCACGCTGGAAGACTTGCTGGCCGCGATTGGTTATACCGATGTCTCACCGCAGGTGGTCGTGCATCGCCTGCTGGAAGAAATGCGCAAGCGTCTGCCGGAAAAACCGCTGCCCAATACCAAAGAACTGCTGGACAGTGTGATGATCGACAGCCGTAAAAAAGATTCCGCCGGTATCATTATTGACGATATCGATAATATCGCGGTCAAATTGGCGCGCTGCTGCAACCCGATACCGGGCGATCCCATTGTCGGTTATGTGACCAGAGGGCGCGGCGTTTCCATTCATCACAAAGACTGTGCCAATCTGGAAGCGTTAAAAGGCGAGGGCAGACTGCTGGCGGCCAAATGGGGAACGAAGAATCTGGGGCCGTTCATTGTGCCTCTGACAGTGACGGCGCTGGATCATGACGGCTTACTGCAGCAGCTCTTAATTGCTTT is a window from the Negativicutes bacterium genome containing:
- a CDS encoding bifunctional (p)ppGpp synthetase/guanosine-3',5'-bis(diphosphate) 3'-pyrophosphohydrolase, with the translated sequence MITWQELKSALTAYLAPEQIRLIEEAYLAAEKAHAGQKRISGEPYIIHPLSVALILAESKLDPVSIAAALLHDTVEDTELSLAELQEKFGPEIAQIVDGVTKLDKLDFSNLLEHQTESYRKLFLAMAKDMRVILIKLADRLHNMRTLKVRTLAKQQSIAKETLDIYAPLAGRLGINSIKWELEDLSFRYLKPEMYYRTAEFVSKKREQREAEVEQAAAHLRECLAAEGLQGEVSGRPKHLYSIYRKMEEKQLDFSEIFDVMAIRVLVNTVRECYDVLGLVHAEWRPIPGRFKDYIAMPKSNHYQSLHTTVALEASEPLEIQIRTYEMHEIAEYGVAAHWIYKEKEKPKKANDFEKMKWLHQLIDLQNQPSEAAEYLQQLQKNFLIDEVFVFTPKGDLFEMPADATPVDFAYRVHTNIGHHCVGAKINGRMVQLNTTLENGDIVEIITSKQSAGPSRDWLNFVKTASARSRIRQWFKHLGKDESILKGSELLEREFRKELKKTDMPQIESWKSLPFALILQEFSYPTLEDLLAAIGYTDVSPQVVVHRLLEEMRKRLPEKPLPNTKELLDSVMIDSRKKDSAGIIIDDIDNIAVKLARCCNPIPGDPIVGYVTRGRGVSIHHKDCANLEALKGEGRLLAAKWGTKNLGPFIVPLTVTALDHDGLLQQLLIALSEVKASLLQVKARSNKSGLAVVDLFVEVRDIEQMNIVRDRLSKVPDVYHVEHLTHKKENKGD